Proteins encoded together in one Triticum dicoccoides isolate Atlit2015 ecotype Zavitan chromosome 7B, WEW_v2.0, whole genome shotgun sequence window:
- the LOC119338089 gene encoding flavonoid 3'-monooxygenase CYP75B4-like, with product MHLVAMGIPLPLLLSTLAIAVTICYVLATFFRADKGRAALPPGPRGWPVLGNLPQLGGKTHQTMHEMSKVYGPVLRLRFGSSVVVVAGSAAVAEQFLRTHDAKFSSRPPNSGGEHMAYNYQDVVFAPYGPRWRAMRKVCAVNLFSARALDDLRGFREREAALMVRSLVDAASGGGVVAVGKAANVCTTNALSRAAVGLRVFAAAGTELGAKEFKEIVLEVMEVGGVLNVGDFVPALRWLDPQGVVARLKKLHRRFDDMMNGIIAERRAGGSTAGEEKEGKDLLGLLLAMVQEDKSLTGGEEDRITDTDVKALILNLFVAGTETTSTIVEWAVAELIRHPDMLKRAQEEMDAVVGRDRLVSESDLPRLTFLNAVIKETFRLHPSTPLSLPRMASEECEVAGYRIPKGTELLVNVWGIARDPALWPDPLEFRPARFLPGGTHADVDVKGGDFGLIPFGAGRRICAGLSWGLRVVTVTAATLVHSFDWELPAGQTPDKLNMEEAFSLLLQRAVPLMVHPVPRLLPSAYQIA from the exons ATGCATCTCGTCGCCATGGGCATCCCTCTCCCGTTGCTCCTCTCCACCTTGGCCATTGCCGTGACCATATGCTATGTGCTGGCCACCTTCTTCCGCGCCGACAAGGGGCGCGCGGCGTTGCCACCGGGGCCGAGGGGCTGGCCGGTGCTGGGGAACCTCCCGCAGCTCGGCGGCAAGACGCACCAGACCATGCACGAGATGTCCAAGGTGTACGGGCCCGTGCTCCGGCTCCGGTTCGGCAGCTCCGTCGTGGTGGTCGCCGGGTCGGCCGCCGTGGCCGAGCAGTTCCTCCGCACCCACGACGCCAAGTTCAGCAGCCGCCCGCCCAACTCCGGCGGCGAGCACATGGCGTACAACTACCAGGACGTGGTGTTCGCGCCCTACGGCCCCCGGTGGCGCGCGATGAGGAAGGTGTGCGCCGTCAACCTCTTCTCGGCCCGCGCGCTCGACGACCTCCGCGGGTTCCGCGAGCGggaggccgcgctcatggtgaggtCCCTCGTTGACGCTGCTTCCGGCGGCGGGGTGGTGGCGGTCGGCAAGGCGGCGAACGTGTGCACGACCAACGCCCTCTCGCGGGCGGCAGTGGGGCTCCGGGTGTTCGCTGCGGCAGGCACCGAGCTTGGCGCCAAGGAGTTCAAGGAGATCGTgctggaggtgatggaggtgggcgGCGTGCTCAACGTCGGGGACTTCGTGCCGGCGCTGCGGTGGCTCGACCCGCAGGGGGTTGTTGCCAGGTTGAAGAAACTGCATCGCCGGTTCGACGACATGATGAACGGGATCATCGCCGAGAGAAGGGCCGGAGGAAGCACGGCcggcgaggagaaggaaggtaaggacCTGCTCGGCTTGCTGCTCGCAATGGTGCAGGAAGACAAGTCCCTCACCGGCGGCGAGGAGGACAGGATCACAGACACGGACGTCAAGGCGCTCATACTG AACTTGTTCGTGGCGGGCACCGAGACGACATCGACCATAGTGGAGTGGGCGGTGGCGGAGCTGATCCGGCACCCGGACATGCTGAAGCGGGCGCAGGAGGAGATGGACGCCGTCGTGGGCCGGGACAGGCTCGTCTCGGAGTCCGACCTGCCGCGTCTCACGTTCCTCAACGCTGTCATCAAGGAGACGTTCCGGCTGCACCCGTCGACGCCGCTCTCGCTGCCGCGGATGGCCTCCGAGGAGTGCGAGGTCGCCGGCTACCGCATCCCCAAGGGCACGGAGCTGCTGGTCAACGTGTGGGGCATCGCCCGCGACCCGGCCCTGTGGCCCGACCCGCTGGAGTTCCGGCCCGCCCGGTTCCTCCCGGGAGGGACCCACGCCGACGTCGACGTCAAGGGAGGCGACTTCGGGCTGATCCCGTTCGGGGCCGGCCGGAGGATATGCGCGGGCCTCAGCTGGGGCCTGCGGGTGGTCACCGTGACGGCGGCGACGCTGGTGCACTCGTTCGACTGGGAGCTGCCGGCGGGCCAGACGCCCGACAAGCTCAACATGGAGGAGGCATTCTCTCTGCTGCTGCAGCGGGCCGTGCCGCTGATGGTCCACCCCGTGCCGAGGCTGCTCCCCTCGGCATACCAAATTGCATAA
- the LOC119341494 gene encoding protein DETOXIFICATION 16-like isoform X1, which translates to MGMSGRGEAAEASSAAMTASSAPLLLPRAPAPTARDEVRRQVGLAAPLVACSLLQYSLQVVSVMFAGHLGELPLSAASVASSFANVTGFSVLLGMGSALDTLCGQSYGAKQYDMLGTHAQRAIFVLMLSSVPLAFVLAFTGQILTALGQNPEISYGAGTYARLLIPGLFAYGLLQCLTKFLQAQNIVHPLVVCSGVTLIFHILLCWFLVQSSGLGYRGAALATSVSYWFNVILLALYVKFSEAGRRSWQGWSRAVLKDVNLFLSLAIPSTFMTCLEYWAFEMVVLLAGFLPNPKLETSILSISLNTMWMVYTIPSGLSSAISIRVSNELGAGNPQAARLSVLISGIMCLVEGLLVVIITVSVRDVWGYLYSNEEEIVKYVSIMMPILATSNFMDGIQCTLSGAARGCGWQKVCSFINLCAYYAFGIPSAVIFAFILKIGGKGLWLGIICAMVVQILALLVMMLHTNWDKEAEIARARTRVQESDDSITFA; encoded by the exons ATGGGCATGAGCGgacgcggcgaggcggcggaggcgaGCTCGGCAGCCATGACGGCCTCCTCGGCGCCTCTCCTCCTCCCTCGCGCCCCCGCGCCGACGGCGCGGGACGAGGTGCGGCGGCAGGTGGGGCTCGCGGCGCCGCTGGTTGCGTGCAGCCTGCTGCAGTACAGCCTGCAGGTGGTCTCCGTCATGTTCGCCGGCCACCTCGGCGAGCTccccctctccgccgcctccgtcgcctcctccttcgccaacgtcACCGGCTTCAGCGTCCTG CTAGGAATGGGAAGCGCGCTCGATACACTGTGTGGTCAATCATATGGGGCAAAACAGTATGATATGCTGGGGACGCATGCCCAGAGGGCTATCTTCGTTCTTATGCTTTCAAGCGTTCCGCTGGCCTTTGTATTGGCTTTCACTGGCCAAATTCTTACTGCTCTTGGTCAAAATCCAGAGATATCATATGGAGCTGGAACTTACGCCCGGCTGTTGATTCCTGGTCTTTTCGCATACGGCTTGCTTCAGTGCCTTACCAAGTTCCTGCAGGCCCAAAATATTGTACACCCACTGGTAGTTTGTTCTGGGGTGACGTTGATATTCCACATTCTGCTGTGCTGGTTCCTTGTTCAGAGTTCCGGTCTTGGCTACAGAGGTGCAGCTCTGGCAACCTCGGTATCTTATTGGTTCAATGTGATATTGCTAGCACTGTATGTTAAATTCTCTGAAGCTGGCAGAAGGAGTTGGCAAGGATGGTCAAGGGCGGTGTTAAAGGATGTGAACTTGTTTTTAAGTCTAGCCATTCCATCTACATTTATGACCTG CTTGGAGTACTGGGCATTCGAGATGGTGGTTCTCCTTGCAGGTTTTCTTCCAAATCCAAAACTGGAAACTTCAATTTTATCCATCAG CTTAAACACAATGTGGATGGTTTATACAATTCCAAGTGGCCTCAGCAGTGCAATAAG TATTAGAGTGTCCAATGAATTAGGCGCCGGGAATCCACAGGCAGCACGTCTATCAGTTCTTATTTCAGGAATTATGTGCCTAGTAGAAGGCCTTCTTGTAGTTATCATCACAGTTTCTGTACGAGATGTGTGGGGTTATTTGTACAGCAATGAAGAAGAGATAGTAAAGTATGTATCCATAATGATGCCAATTCTCGCCACTTCTAACTTCATGGATGGCATACAATGCACTCTATCAG GTGCCGCTAGAGGGTGTGGCTGGCAGAAAGTATGCTCCTTCATCAACCTATGCGCTTACTATGCTTTTGGTATCCCTTCAGCTGTTATTTTTGCATTTATTCTGAAGATCGGCGGTAAG GGACTTTGGCTGGGAATCATATGTGCTATGGTAGTGCAAATATTAGCTCTGCTTGTGATGATGCTTCATACCAACTGGGATAAAGAG GCTGAAATAGCCCGGGCTAGGACTAGAGTTCAGGAATCAGATGACAGCATAACATTTGCGTGA
- the LOC119341494 gene encoding protein DETOXIFICATION 16-like isoform X2, with product MGMSGRGEAAEASSAAMTASSAPLLLPRAPAPTARDEVRRQVGLAAPLVACSLLQYSLQVVSVMFAGHLGELPLSAASVASSFANVTGFSVLLGMGSALDTLCGQSYGAKQYDMLGTHAQRAIFVLMLSSVPLAFVLAFTGQILTALGQNPEISYGAGTYARLLIPGLFAYGLLQCLTKFLQAQNIVHPLVVCSGVTLIFHILLCWFLVQSSGLGYRAGRRSWQGWSRAVLKDVNLFLSLAIPSTFMTCLEYWAFEMVVLLAGFLPNPKLETSILSISLNTMWMVYTIPSGLSSAISIRVSNELGAGNPQAARLSVLISGIMCLVEGLLVVIITVSVRDVWGYLYSNEEEIVKYVSIMMPILATSNFMDGIQCTLSGAARGCGWQKVCSFINLCAYYAFGIPSAVIFAFILKIGGKGLWLGIICAMVVQILALLVMMLHTNWDKEAEIARARTRVQESDDSITFA from the exons ATGGGCATGAGCGgacgcggcgaggcggcggaggcgaGCTCGGCAGCCATGACGGCCTCCTCGGCGCCTCTCCTCCTCCCTCGCGCCCCCGCGCCGACGGCGCGGGACGAGGTGCGGCGGCAGGTGGGGCTCGCGGCGCCGCTGGTTGCGTGCAGCCTGCTGCAGTACAGCCTGCAGGTGGTCTCCGTCATGTTCGCCGGCCACCTCGGCGAGCTccccctctccgccgcctccgtcgcctcctccttcgccaacgtcACCGGCTTCAGCGTCCTG CTAGGAATGGGAAGCGCGCTCGATACACTGTGTGGTCAATCATATGGGGCAAAACAGTATGATATGCTGGGGACGCATGCCCAGAGGGCTATCTTCGTTCTTATGCTTTCAAGCGTTCCGCTGGCCTTTGTATTGGCTTTCACTGGCCAAATTCTTACTGCTCTTGGTCAAAATCCAGAGATATCATATGGAGCTGGAACTTACGCCCGGCTGTTGATTCCTGGTCTTTTCGCATACGGCTTGCTTCAGTGCCTTACCAAGTTCCTGCAGGCCCAAAATATTGTACACCCACTGGTAGTTTGTTCTGGGGTGACGTTGATATTCCACATTCTGCTGTGCTGGTTCCTTGTTCAGAGTTCCGGTCTTGGCTACAGAG CTGGCAGAAGGAGTTGGCAAGGATGGTCAAGGGCGGTGTTAAAGGATGTGAACTTGTTTTTAAGTCTAGCCATTCCATCTACATTTATGACCTG CTTGGAGTACTGGGCATTCGAGATGGTGGTTCTCCTTGCAGGTTTTCTTCCAAATCCAAAACTGGAAACTTCAATTTTATCCATCAG CTTAAACACAATGTGGATGGTTTATACAATTCCAAGTGGCCTCAGCAGTGCAATAAG TATTAGAGTGTCCAATGAATTAGGCGCCGGGAATCCACAGGCAGCACGTCTATCAGTTCTTATTTCAGGAATTATGTGCCTAGTAGAAGGCCTTCTTGTAGTTATCATCACAGTTTCTGTACGAGATGTGTGGGGTTATTTGTACAGCAATGAAGAAGAGATAGTAAAGTATGTATCCATAATGATGCCAATTCTCGCCACTTCTAACTTCATGGATGGCATACAATGCACTCTATCAG GTGCCGCTAGAGGGTGTGGCTGGCAGAAAGTATGCTCCTTCATCAACCTATGCGCTTACTATGCTTTTGGTATCCCTTCAGCTGTTATTTTTGCATTTATTCTGAAGATCGGCGGTAAG GGACTTTGGCTGGGAATCATATGTGCTATGGTAGTGCAAATATTAGCTCTGCTTGTGATGATGCTTCATACCAACTGGGATAAAGAG GCTGAAATAGCCCGGGCTAGGACTAGAGTTCAGGAATCAGATGACAGCATAACATTTGCGTGA
- the LOC119341496 gene encoding putative UPF0496 protein 2: MEMLAGVQDGLNIEQEYANAMRTQSNMRFLSNKEEMEALLQPQQDLILPMLHSTRRRKSSEIQLAMSGYFDASAEASEICKQLLRNIKNTESNYQSMDSFLASIGCTTATSSTSLALETIPVRSNPFSTTTRSNFRQIHDRYSSVLQTIKSSHRKVAKKLKIVKIIKKLSRTCLVIAGGAVAIGIAAHLLVFSLLVGSALMGLCPIAFKRRVTRLKRSKTESLQQLQEQLDTAAKGTYVLGRDFDTVSHLAVRLSDGIERENAMATYCMEMVDEKYPVQEMAMELRRSCSSSRRLAMELEEHVGLCLATIHRARVLVIEEISKQA; encoded by the coding sequence ATGGAGATGCTGGCGGGCGTGCAAGACGGCCTGAACATAGAGCAAGAGTATGCCAACGCGATGCGCACGCAGTCTAACATGCGCTTCTTATCAAACAAGGAAGAGATGGAAGCCCTTCTTCAGCCTCAGCAAGATCTCATCCTTCCAATGCTTCACAGCACGAGGCGGAGAAAAtcttctgaaattcagctcgcaaTGTCCGGTTACTTTGATGCCAGTGCTGAGGCCTCGGAGATCTGCAAGCAGCTACTGAGGAACATCAAGAACACCGAAAGCAACTACCAATCAATGGACAGCTTCCTTGCAAGCATAGGCTGTACTACTGCCACTAGTAGTACCTCCCTTGCACTGGAAACAATCCCTGTTAGAAGCAACCCTTTCAGCACCACCACAAGAAGCAATTTCAGACAGATTCATGACAGGTACTCCTCCGTGCTCCAGACCATCAAATCAAGTCACAGGAAagtggcaaagaagctcaagatagTGAAAATCATCAAGAAGCTCTCAAGGACTTGCCTCGTCATTGCAGGTGGTGCGGTTGCCATCGGGATTGCAGCACACCTGCTGGTCTTTAGCCTTCTGGTTGGATCTGCGCTCATGGGGCTCTGCCCTATTGCGTTCAAGAGGAGGGTCACGAGGCTGAAACGTTCTAAGACAGAGTCTTTGCAGCAGCTGCAGGAGCAACTTGATACTGCCGCAAAGGGCACGTATGTTCTTGGCAGGGACTTCGACACGGTGAGCCACCTTGCAGTGCGCCTCTCGGACGGTATTGAGCGGGAGAATGCAATGGCAACATATTGCATGGAGATGGTGGATGAGAAGTATCCCGTGcaggagatggcgatggagctgAGGAGGAGTTGTTCTAGCTCTAGGAGATTGGCCATGGAGCTAGAAGAGCACGTGGGTCTGTGCCTTGCTACAATCCATAGAGCTAGAGTTTTGGTGATCGAAGAGATCTCCAAGCAAGCTTGA